The following proteins are co-located in the Anaerolineae bacterium genome:
- a CDS encoding nucleotidyltransferase domain-containing protein: MDAGLERVLRELRRRLQEALGPSVRITLFGSYARGEATEGSDVDVLAVVPRLDKHTMDTILSIAWEVGFEAGLVFSLIPVAEDELGPLSESPFMRSVEREGIPL; encoded by the coding sequence ATGGACGCGGGACTGGAACGAGTGCTGCGTGAGTTGAGAAGGCGGTTGCAGGAGGCTCTGGGACCTTCGGTGCGGATAACCCTCTTCGGCTCCTATGCTCGCGGCGAGGCCACCGAGGGCTCCGATGTGGATGTGCTGGCCGTAGTGCCTAGGCTGGACAAGCACACGATGGACACCATCCTGAGCATCGCCTGGGAGGTGGGCTTCGAGGCTGGCCTGGTCTTCTCGCTAATCCCGGTGGCTGAGGACGAACTGGGCCCGCTCTCGGAGTCTCCTTTCATGCGGTCTGTCGAACGGGAAGGTATCCCACTGTGA